From one bacterium genomic stretch:
- the maf gene encoding septum formation protein Maf: MILNSSIPKIVLGSGSPRRSAILSQIGFDFTKIISDVPEDHSTFPTPEDAVVGLSKAKAEAAAENLSNALVIGADTLVALDGEILGKPESAEHAGTMLRMLSGKTHEVFTGITLIKTEGTCVSDFEKTKVTFKKLEDWEIAAYIKTGSPLDKAGAYGIQDSSAVFIDKIEGCFYNVVGFPAAKFYKMLKKLYPEEIIKMMINL, translated from the coding sequence CTGATTTTGAACAGCAGCATTCCAAAAATAGTACTTGGCTCAGGATCACCGAGACGTTCTGCAATATTGAGCCAGATCGGATTTGATTTTACAAAGATTATCTCAGATGTACCTGAAGATCACAGCACTTTTCCTACACCTGAAGATGCAGTTGTAGGTTTGTCAAAAGCAAAAGCAGAAGCTGCTGCAGAAAATTTGTCAAATGCATTGGTTATTGGAGCTGATACTCTGGTTGCTCTTGACGGCGAAATACTCGGAAAACCGGAAAGTGCAGAACATGCAGGGACAATGCTCAGAATGCTTTCAGGAAAAACTCACGAAGTTTTTACAGGAATAACTCTGATTAAAACAGAAGGAACCTGTGTCTCAGATTTTGAGAAAACAAAAGTAACATTCAAAAAACTTGAAGATTGGGAGATAGCGGCTTATATTAAAACAGGTTCTCCCCTTGATAAAGCCGGAGCTTATGGAATTCAGGACAGCAGCGCAGTTTTTATTGATAAAATTGAGGGCTGTTTTTATAATGTTGTTGGTTTTCCGGCTGCAAAATTTTATAAAATGCTTAAAAAACTTTATCCCGAAGAGATAATTAAAATGATGATTAATTTGTAA